A stretch of DNA from Augochlora pura isolate Apur16 chromosome 8, APUR_v2.2.1, whole genome shotgun sequence:
aaaCATGGATGTATAAACCCATAAAACattattgcataatataatagaaaggAGTCTGTAGACATATTCTTCCTGGAAAATGTGACGAACTGAAACGTCTATAAATACATTggcaaatttctttaaattttaatatatgatttttttcaGTTAACTTTTGAAGAGTTGTTGTAAAGGAGGCATTTCAATGCCAAATATATGATAGATTTGctcgttagaaaaattgttttgcatCTTTAGAGGCGATTTAATTGGTACcattttttagtaaaactTAGTCTTTAGTTTTTCGTCTGCTACATTGTGCAGAAtcatgttaaaaaaattaaacactgAATTACGAAGGTGATGATTTCGAGCTTTAAAACGAGCCCGGGTTAGCACCGTACGATTCGTTTTAACGAGGCTACGAGTTCAAATGTCAACAATTTGTTGTAATACGTAAATTTAGTGTACTTTCTACAGCCACTGTACCTGAGGCCTGAGGTGGGCTGAGCGGGTTGCGCGTGGGGCGCCGGTGCGGTTGGGTACGGGCGTGAGAATACGGCGGGTAATAGCGCGGAGGCGGCCAGTCGTCCAGTCGAGCCGCGACCACCGAGCGGTGAGCGTATTTCTCTCCTGTCGGTTTTCACTGCAGCAGCAGcctggaaaaaaaaggaaaacaacgAAGGGGGATCAATCTGACGGCACCGGTGCATCGAACGATGAGCTCGTACCTGAGCTAGCTGGTGCAGGAGCAGGCAGATCTGTCGAATCGAGCCCACGAGTTCGCTGGAAGCTCGCGTGCACGGACGTAAACAGAGGGCGAAGGAGGACACGCGATTCGTCGGTGCGTGTCCACGCACGCGTAAACGTTCCCTGCGATGCACCATACGCAATGTGCATCCGCGCTAGCAATTCTTCGTGCAATTAGACTCGCGTGACCCGTGTAAGTTTATTGCGCGACAGACACCGTTTTCCATGTGCCCAAGCCCCGTTGCGCCGCCGAAACCAGAGGCTAGCGGGTGGCAGCGCTGTCAACCCTGGGAACTGGGGACGGACCTTGAGACCGAAACATTGACCGGATCTGCGTGAACGCCGATTCTCGGACACAATAAGCTCCCTAGTAGGCCGAGTGTGCATAGCTCTCGCGCGTCGCACTGTGTCGTTACGTGTCGCGACAGAGGACATCTAGCTCCCAACGGTTTTTATCCGCGTATGCACCGCGTCCAGGTCTGCATCGCGTTTTGCGGCACGTTGTGGGCCCCGAAGGCTTCGTCTAAGTAACAGTACTTCCTCGCGCTCGCTGGAACAAGCCTCTCTCCGAAGAACGGGACCCACACTCCACGAGCCCGCTCTCCACACGCTGCTTCTCGCGTCCCCTTCCACCCTCCTCCTCTCGCCGCTAGGCCTCTTTCGACCGACACACACTCTCTTTCTGTGTGCctgtcactctttctctctcccgcgCTCTCTCTTACTCCTTTTCTCCCTCTGCGTCTCTCCCCCTTCCTGAGTCCGAAGTAGTCTGGCCGGTCGAGCACGGGTAGTCTCGTGAAACCAGTCCTCGTACGGTGGACCTCTCGGTTGGGACCTGGCGAAGTGAGGAGGTCGCTCGCATCTCGCCGCGCGTAAACCGGCACCTTTTGCACCTGCCGCGCGATTCCAAGTTTTTCGGCGATCTCGCGTAAACGTCGCATCGAGCAAGCCGTTCGTACCGGGGACCACGGCGTTCCACGAAAAACGGTCGAACCACGGCCGTGAAGCTCTCCTGTTTCGGCCGGTTCAGCGCCGCGAGACTGGCCGGGAATCGGTAACACTGTCCCCGAGAACAGCATCGCCGCCGCGTGTTTATCCACGCAAACCAGTCCTGCCGGTCAGAAGGACGCCGATCGGGTAAGTGGCACGCTTTTGCGCCGTTGGACCCGACGTCACCCGAAGATACCCGGTGCAGGAGATCGCTCCGACGAGCTGTACAGCCCGGACTGGAAAAACGAGGAAAGGGGAGCATCAGCGGTCTGTTTCGCGCCAAAGAATAAGACAAGTGTTCACGTGTGTGCGTACCGGCGGCTCGCGGCGGAGAGAGGGCGCGGGTACAGACGACACGCAGCCGAACAAGCGCACCCTATTGCGGCGTGTCACCGTGATGCTGGTGACAACGCGCGCACCATTTAAACCGTGCCCGTCGAATACCTGGTGGACGTCCAGTAGCGCGGTCGAACGAGAGATTCGCGGGTGAAGAGAGGACAGTTGTCAGTGGGTCGTCGGAGTCGACGGCACGTGTGAGTGTCGCGTGTAAAAAAAACCGCCGCCGCCATGACAGTCGGAGCGCGCCGAGGATAGAAGGTGTGCGTCCTGTACCAGAGAAAATGAACCAGTATTTCGTCGCGGACGCCACGCTCGCAGGATCATCCGGCTGGTGAAGCacgcagagagagaggtcagtctctctttctccttctccgcGTCTCGACCTAACCTCCAAGTGTCTCGAGCCCCACTAATCTAATTCGTACCCGTTACCTTCGCGCTCTCGATGGAAGCGTTCCGCTCGACTGATTTTCATCGTGGATCGTCGTAGATCGAAGTCTTTCGAGGACGTCCGCCAGAGAATCCGTACCGGCCATTGTCGTCGCAGCGGCCGTTTAAAGTGCTCGACGGTTGTTGGTGCGCGTCCCGTTCGACCTCTTCGCCGCCGCGCAGTTCAGGTGTGGTGTTAGCGCGCAACCTATCGCGCCGGTCGCGGTTAATTTCGATAATCGAAAGCGAATCGATTCACGCGAGAATAACACGGTGCTGTGATCACACGGTACGCTCGGTGCTCTCGTCCTTCTCTGATCCTGCGGATTTTGTGCGTGTCCCGCTCTTCTGTGTTTTGCAAAGTGATTCGAggcttttaatttattctcctGTTGCCGCGCGTTCGTCGCGTGTGCCCTAAAGCCGAAACGGATCGATGGATCAACGCTGAGAACCGAAACGCTTCGAAGAACTCGCGGGGAACACCAGCCAGCCAAATGAAGACCACACAGCGCGCGCTAAGGTGAGTCTGCCCACCACGGTCTTAAccttttatgaaattaaaagtcTTCCTTTCGCTACGATGTCATTAATCTCCGGCTAAGAAAATTAGTCGActgcattttatttcgacgaacATTCGTAACGAGAGATGAATGCTCGGCGTAGCCGGCGTCCATCAGTGATAGTACTCTTTACCTTTTGCGCTCGAGGATTTTATGATAGTGAAAATGTTCCCATCCGGGGACTGGATCGTATACCGTAGCTTTAAATACGAGCTACGATTATTTCTCTATAGAGAAATGTGCAATTAACCGTTTTTTACTTTAAGTTATTGAATTCTGTAGGCATTGAATACACGAGTCGGTTATTACCAATATGGCGGCCgatatatagaataatgaGGATTAACATtactaatagtaatattattttgtaatttgtttaacactTCCGAAAATGTATCATAAATGCAGATAATTTACAAGTtcttggaaaataattgattattacGATAAATAGGTATTGACCAAGACTTTTAATGTTGTTATCATTTCCAAGAGCCAGGGAGATCAGTGAGTCACGGTGAACGAAATCTAGTTGTTTCTTCCTTCCTCGGCCAGATGCGTCTGGCCAGTTCCCTAGCAAATGTTCCTCGGCTAGCTGGCCGCCGTGTGTCTAGTTACGCTTTACGTCCTCCTGTACAGTTAACGATAACAGTGCTCGTCGTAGCTCGCAATAAAAGCACGTTCGTATAACGAGGAACGTAACGAGCCGCGTTTGTTCGGCCCACTGAAACGTTACGGCTGTAACTGTTGATGCTGTAACGGGCGCACAAATAGAAACGTGTCCGGTCGGTCTAGGGGAAAAGTCGCCCTAGAACCCGGTTCGCGAAGGAAACTCTCATCGTAAAGATCTTCGAAACGTGACACGATCGCGAAAAAACGTTTTACTTACTGGAACATAAACGCGGTTTATATTCGAACTGCATAAACCAGAATATCAAAGCAGATTACGAGCGCTGCTCGCGCACTCCTG
This window harbors:
- the LOC144474072 gene encoding uncharacterized protein LOC144474072 → MKISRAERFHREREGCCCSENRQERNTLTARWSRLDWTTGRLRAITRRILTPVPNRTGAPRATRSAHLRPQPVSKLPRLFARSDTSCDTGSKPFRTPTTALRDHARTDPWCTDLIISPVVGDRGGN